Genomic DNA from Pelosinus sp. UFO1:
TTAATTAAAGCAGGTAAAGTTCTTGCTGCTCACACGGTAAAAATGGGTGGCTTAGCTGCAGCGATTAGTAAAATGAGCTTCGGTAATCGTATTGGGATGAATGTGACTGCCTCCTTATCTCCTAAGGAGTTATTTGGGGTTGAATATGGTTCTTTGATATTAGAAATCCCTGCAGGTGTGGACGTACAACAAGCTTTTGGTAATATAACTTACAAAGTACTTGGACAAACTCAAGAGAAACCAGTAATTGAAGTAAATGGCCATTCGATTGATATTATAAAAGCACAAACAGCTTGGGAGAAACCTTTAGCTGCTGTTTTCCCTACTGAAGTAGAAAGCGTTAGCGAAAAACCGAAGGCAGAATTATTTGCTAGTAGCCCCAAAAAATCGAAACAATCTTTCGCTAAACCGCGTATTTTTCTACCTGTGTTCCCAGGAACTAACTGCGAATATGATTCAGCAAAGGCTTTTGAAGTAGCGGGAGGCAATGTCGACACCATGGTCATTCGGAACCTTACACCTGCTGCGGTAGAAGACTCTATAGAGGAAATCGTAAAACGAATTAAAAACTCTCAAATTATTATGCTTCCAGGTGGCTTTAGTGCCGGAGATGAACCAGATGGCTCAGGTAAATATATTGCTACTATGTTTAGGAATCCAAGAATTAAAGAAGCAGTACGTAATTTTCTATCTGAGCAAGATGGGTTAATGTTAGGTATTTGTAATGGTTTTCAGGCACTGATTAAATTGGGATTAGTTCCTTACGGCGACATTGTTGATCTGACTCCTAACTGTCCTACCTTGACTTATAATCAGATCGGGAGACATATTTCCTGTATGGTGAAAACGAAGGTAGTATCAAAGCTTTCTCCTTGGTTTAATAATGTAGAACTAGGGGATATGCATACCATTGCTACTTCTCATGGGGAAGGACGTTTTGTCGCTGGCAGTTCATTAGTAAACGAGTTGCGTCAAAAAGGACAGATTGCCGCTCAATACGTAGATGAGCAAGGTGAACCTACTTATGATATACGTTATAACCCTAATGGATCTGTAGAAGCTGTAGAGGCACTTACCAGTCCAGATGGACGAATTTTAGGCAAGATGGGGCATTCAGAAAGAATTGGTAACCAGGTAGTGAAAAATGTTCCTGGAAACAAGGATCAACAACTTTTTGCTGCGGGTATTGAATACTTTAAATAGAAATCTAAAAAAAGACTAAGTTTTAGCCGGTTTCTAAAAAAGATTTGGCTAATCCTTAGTCTTTTCTTATAATGCGAAATGTCTTTTTAAATGGTATACAGTATTTTATTCGCAAAAAAGGAAAAAAAGAAAAGTAGGAGTTCAAAATTCAGTATTTTATGGTATCATATATTAGGTTGTAAGTAGAATAAAGAAAGGGATAGTGTAAAAATTTATAATGGTGTATTATACAAAAGTACTTTGTGTGTAAACAATGTTATAAATCGATAGTGAGATTTCTTGTTTTTGTATACTTACAAATAGTAATACGAGAAGGTGGGAGTAAAGTAGATGTCCGTAGTTAAAAAAAGAGAAACTTTTTCCTCAGGTTTAGCAGTATTTTTTGCAACCTTAGGCTCTGCAGTAGGTTTGGGGAATATATGGAAATTTCCTTATCTGACAGGGCAGAATGGTGGCGGAGCTTTTTTATTGGTATATTTTTGTTGTATTTTATTTGTAGGTCTGCCAATCATGTTGAGCGAGTTTTATATTGGACGTAAAACAAGAAAGAATGCAGTAGGTGCATTAGAACAGTTAAAGCCCGGAACTTCCTGGAAAAATATTGGTCTTATGGGAGTAAGTGCAGCCTGTATTATTATGTTTTTTTATAGTTGTGTAGCAGGCTGGGTATATTTCTATTTGTTTAAAGCCATAGCTGGGGATTTTGTTGGTGTCACACTAGAGGTTGCTAAAGCCCAATTTGGTGCTGTGATTATGGGACCTTTATCGCCAATTCTTTGGCAGTTCATTGTTTTAGCCGTAGTAGCTGGAATTTTGACCATGGGTGTTAAACAAGGCATTGAGAAAATTACAAAGACATTAATGCCATTATTATTCGTTCTTATTGTTATTTGTGATATTCGTGCCTTAACATTGCCAGGGGCGGCTGAAGGCGTTAAGTTCTTATTTCATGTCGATTTTGGACAACTATCAGCTGCAGCTGTTTTAGCGGCATTGGGTTTAGCCTTCTTTAAATTATCTCTTGGTATGGGCACTATGATGACTTATGGGAGTTACTTTACGGAAGATAATAATATGTTTACGACAGCATTAAAGGTAGCTCTGTCAGATACTTTAGTTTCTATGTTAGCAGGACTCGCCATATTTCCAACAGTATTTTCCTTTGGTATGGAACCAACTGCTGGTCCTGGTCTATTATTTATGACAATTCCCCTTGTATTCTCCCAAATGCCTTTAGGTAATATTTTATTAATTGCCTTTTTCTTCCTTACCGCGATAGCAGCTACAACGGCTATGTTATCGTTAGTGGAAGTGCCTATCGCTTATTTGTCTGAAGAAAGAGGTATGTCAAGAAAAAGTGCGGCAATTTTGACTGCAACTATTATGTTCGTAGTTGGTATTTTAGCTACTTTGTCAGTTGATAAGGCTAGTGTACTTGGTCATATTACCTTCTTTGGCATGGGATTCTTTGATTTATTCGATTATATTTCATCTAATATTTTATTGCCTATCGGTGGATTATTAATTGCTCTGATGATGGGATATTCGATAAAGCGTGAGGACGTAGTGACTGAGTTATCGAATAATGGCAAAATGAAAGTTGCCGCTTTGGTAAATGTATATTTCTTCCTGATTCGCTATGTCACCCCGTTATTGCTTATTGTAGTCTTTTTAAGCTCAATTGGAGTACTTAAATTCTAAAAAAAATAAATGCTGCTTCCGAATATACTCGGAAGCAGCATTTTCTACTTAAAAGCAAGATTATGGAGAACA
This window encodes:
- a CDS encoding sodium-dependent transporter, with product MSVVKKRETFSSGLAVFFATLGSAVGLGNIWKFPYLTGQNGGGAFLLVYFCCILFVGLPIMLSEFYIGRKTRKNAVGALEQLKPGTSWKNIGLMGVSAACIIMFFYSCVAGWVYFYLFKAIAGDFVGVTLEVAKAQFGAVIMGPLSPILWQFIVLAVVAGILTMGVKQGIEKITKTLMPLLFVLIVICDIRALTLPGAAEGVKFLFHVDFGQLSAAAVLAALGLAFFKLSLGMGTMMTYGSYFTEDNNMFTTALKVALSDTLVSMLAGLAIFPTVFSFGMEPTAGPGLLFMTIPLVFSQMPLGNILLIAFFFLTAIAATTAMLSLVEVPIAYLSEERGMSRKSAAILTATIMFVVGILATLSVDKASVLGHITFFGMGFFDLFDYISSNILLPIGGLLIALMMGYSIKREDVVTELSNNGKMKVAALVNVYFFLIRYVTPLLLIVVFLSSIGVLKF